From the Lysobacter sp. FW306-1B-D06B genome, one window contains:
- a CDS encoding pentapeptide repeat-containing protein has translation MEHGVAMIIRNLAGVTLLEIPEDCKLENLNLPNADLAQADLEGMDLSFANLESANLDGADLYWAILYSANLTRANLENALLCGADLKRACLRWANLKNANLSRDNLGGATNLSGADLRDALIEGCDFSGAEYSTKTQFPLGFTPARYGMTLVAEK, from the coding sequence ATGGAGCACGGTGTCGCCATGATCATAAGAAATTTGGCTGGTGTGACCCTTCTGGAAATTCCAGAGGATTGCAAGCTAGAGAATCTGAATCTGCCCAATGCGGATTTGGCGCAGGCAGACCTTGAAGGCATGGACCTTTCTTTCGCTAATCTTGAGTCCGCAAATTTGGATGGGGCCGACCTGTATTGGGCCATCCTCTATTCGGCAAACCTGACGCGCGCAAATCTGGAAAATGCGCTTCTTTGCGGGGCCGACCTGAAGCGTGCATGCCTTAGATGGGCCAATCTGAAGAACGCGAATCTGTCGCGAGACAACTTGGGTGGCGCTACCAATCTTTCTGGCGCCGACCTTCGAGATGCATTGATTGAAGGATGCGACTTTAGTGGTGCCGAATATTCAACGAAAACCCAATTTCCACTCGGGTTTACGCCCGCCAGATATGGCATGACCCTGGTTGCCGAAAAGTAG
- a CDS encoding RHS repeat domain-containing protein, whose amino-acid sequence MNATQKAALILLAGTAATSIPADAWACSVDVIAFGSPLSYLYQAECPSRDAANAGCAAIEAAHGYPPIHCGWTEQSEGNQLYGYSWGGWFWDQKDVKVNDLTTYQYYASNHPECSTSPTTCAWRQGDLWKITNAAGQVVETLRYDGAGRALSTKDSNGVITDFAYDPRGRLTGRTTRAAN is encoded by the coding sequence ATGAACGCAACGCAGAAGGCCGCCCTGATCCTACTTGCAGGCACGGCCGCAACGTCGATACCGGCCGATGCCTGGGCGTGCTCGGTGGACGTGATCGCCTTCGGCTCCCCGCTCAGCTATCTCTACCAGGCGGAATGCCCAAGCAGGGATGCGGCAAATGCGGGATGCGCTGCCATTGAAGCGGCGCATGGGTATCCACCGATCCATTGCGGATGGACAGAACAGTCGGAAGGGAACCAGCTGTACGGCTACTCGTGGGGTGGTTGGTTCTGGGACCAGAAAGACGTGAAGGTAAACGACCTGACCACGTACCAGTACTACGCATCCAATCACCCGGAATGCTCCACATCGCCGACGACCTGCGCATGGCGCCAAGGCGACTTGTGGAAGATCACGAATGCAGCGGGGCAAGTGGTCGAGACATTGCGATATGACGGCGCGGGGCGGGCGCTATCAACAAAGGACAGCAATGGAGTGATCACCGATTTTGCCTACGATCCCCGTGGGCGGCTGACGGGCCGTACTACTCGCGCAGCGAATTGA
- the serA gene encoding phosphoglycerate dehydrogenase, with amino-acid sequence MSLPTSFPKSDIRVLLLEGLAPTAVESFRNAGYSNIQVYDKSLPPDLLRQEIAQAHIVGIRSRTHLDADVLSHGRRLMAIGAFCIGTNQVDLDTAELAGIPVFNAPYSNTRSVAELVLAEAVMLMRGIPQKNAQCHRGGWSKSAAGSHEVRGKTLGIVGYGHIGTQVGVIAEALGMQVIFHDIETKLSLGNARMAMGLDDLLQRSDVVTLHVPETPATQGMFGAAQIAKMKPGAHLINASRGTVVDIDALAQALKSGHVGGAAVDVFPAEPKGNADPFVSPLVGLDNVILTPHIGGSTLEAQDNIGLEVAAKLIRYSDNGSTLSAVNFPEVTLPEHTGSLRLLHIHRNVPGILSQVNDVFSRLGVNIDGQFLRTHPKVGYVVIDVTATTEQVAQVREELARIPGTLRTRVLY; translated from the coding sequence GTGAGCCTTCCGACCTCGTTCCCGAAGTCCGACATCCGCGTGCTGCTGCTGGAAGGCCTTGCGCCGACCGCGGTGGAAAGTTTCCGCAACGCCGGCTACTCGAACATCCAGGTCTACGACAAATCGCTGCCGCCGGACCTGCTGCGGCAGGAGATCGCGCAGGCGCACATCGTCGGCATCCGTTCGCGCACGCACCTGGATGCGGACGTTCTGTCGCACGGGCGCCGGCTGATGGCGATCGGCGCGTTCTGCATCGGCACCAACCAGGTCGACCTGGACACCGCCGAGCTGGCCGGCATCCCGGTCTTCAACGCGCCCTACTCCAACACGCGCAGCGTCGCCGAGCTGGTGCTGGCCGAGGCGGTCATGCTGATGCGCGGCATCCCTCAGAAGAATGCGCAGTGCCACCGCGGCGGCTGGTCGAAATCCGCCGCCGGCAGCCACGAAGTGCGCGGCAAGACGCTGGGCATCGTCGGCTACGGCCACATCGGCACGCAGGTCGGCGTGATCGCTGAAGCGCTGGGCATGCAGGTGATCTTCCACGACATCGAAACCAAGCTGTCGCTCGGCAACGCGCGCATGGCGATGGGCCTGGACGACCTGCTCCAACGCAGCGACGTGGTGACGTTGCACGTGCCGGAAACACCGGCCACGCAGGGCATGTTCGGCGCGGCGCAGATCGCGAAGATGAAGCCCGGCGCGCACCTCATCAACGCCTCGCGCGGCACGGTGGTCGACATCGACGCGCTGGCGCAGGCGCTGAAGTCCGGCCATGTCGGCGGCGCGGCCGTGGACGTGTTCCCGGCCGAGCCCAAGGGCAACGCCGATCCGTTCGTCTCGCCGCTGGTGGGCCTGGACAACGTGATCCTGACGCCGCACATCGGCGGCAGCACGCTGGAGGCGCAGGACAACATCGGCCTGGAAGTGGCGGCCAAGCTGATTCGTTACAGCGACAACGGCTCCACGCTGTCGGCGGTGAACTTCCCCGAAGTCACCCTGCCCGAGCACACCGGCAGCCTTCGCCTGCTGCACATCCACCGCAACGTGCCGGGCATCCTGTCGCAGGTGAACGACGTGTTCTCGCGACTGGGCGTGAACATCGACGGCCAGTTCCTGCGCACGCACCCGAAAGTGGGCTACGTCGTCATCGACGTGACCGCCACGACCGAACAGGTCGCGCAGGTGCGCGAGGAGCTGGCGCGGATTCCGGGGACGCTGCGCACGCGGGTGTTGTACTGA
- a CDS encoding RHS repeat-associated core domain-containing protein, whose protein sequence is MSTKYQHNAFGELVRLESPDTGVSAFAYDAAGNRTGILDARGQLSTVAYDGLNRPISVSYSDPILNVTYAYDTVQPDCAASESFSVGRLSRITDSSGETRYCYDRFGNPVRKVQVSNGQTFTLLFSYTKAGRLSTAEYPDGLVVDYVRDGLGRAIEIGITPIGSARQVLLTGARHHPFGPIAGWTFTNGRTMSRTLDLDYRQRTIRSEGSGAGGLDLGFGWDAVGNLVTLQASSFALPPRVSFGYDALHRLTTFKDGPTGTVIESYSYDAAGNRTSFTNAGGAQPYAYPSDSHRLGAIGAAARAYDPAGNITSIGGESREYTYDAAGRMQTVKRDNAVAMQYAYNGLGEQVRRHVEGKSTYFVYDRNGQLLGEYGSTGSPVQQYIWLDGLPIGVMTGGRTYYIEADHLRTPRAVIDPERDRAVWTWDLSSEAFGHSYPSQDPDADGISFTLDLRFPGQRYDAASGVNYNYLRDYEPESGRYIQSDPIGLRGGISTYAYVFGNPLSQVDPAGLARQKDPNGQECMALKQKIENIRKDIDKRRYEHGENPLGLPEKAWPGSKPRESREGHMGLIEDLESRLIELEAKYASECGGGQKKECPVPETSPETRLSPSDVEMTPGSKAAAVGTVVSLALLLLWSTVSP, encoded by the coding sequence TTGAGCACCAAGTACCAGCACAACGCATTTGGCGAACTGGTGAGGCTCGAAAGCCCTGATACAGGAGTGTCAGCCTTTGCATACGATGCGGCGGGAAATCGTACAGGCATACTCGACGCCAGAGGGCAGTTGAGTACCGTTGCGTACGATGGTCTCAATCGCCCGATCAGCGTTTCATACTCCGATCCTATCCTCAACGTTACTTACGCGTACGACACGGTACAGCCAGACTGTGCGGCCTCGGAGTCGTTCTCGGTAGGTCGACTCAGCCGAATTACGGATAGCAGCGGCGAGACCCGATATTGCTATGACCGATTTGGAAATCCGGTCCGTAAAGTGCAGGTCAGTAATGGGCAGACATTTACACTGCTTTTTTCATACACAAAGGCAGGTCGGCTATCAACAGCGGAGTATCCGGATGGCCTGGTAGTGGACTACGTCCGTGATGGACTGGGGCGCGCGATCGAGATTGGCATCACTCCGATAGGGAGCGCGCGTCAAGTACTACTCACCGGAGCGAGGCATCACCCGTTCGGTCCTATTGCCGGCTGGACGTTTACCAATGGCCGCACTATGAGTCGCACTTTAGATCTGGATTATCGCCAGAGAACGATACGAAGTGAAGGCTCTGGGGCAGGAGGACTGGACCTAGGATTCGGCTGGGATGCGGTGGGCAACCTGGTCACTCTTCAAGCCAGTAGCTTTGCGCTACCACCGAGAGTTTCGTTTGGCTACGACGCATTGCACAGGCTGACCACCTTCAAAGATGGCCCAACCGGCACAGTCATCGAGTCATACAGCTACGATGCCGCCGGCAATCGCACAAGCTTCACCAATGCAGGAGGGGCGCAACCTTACGCGTACCCATCGGACAGCCATCGTCTCGGCGCCATAGGTGCGGCCGCGCGCGCTTACGATCCGGCGGGCAACATCACGTCTATCGGTGGCGAGTCGCGGGAATATACCTATGATGCCGCCGGGCGCATGCAGACAGTGAAACGTGATAATGCCGTCGCAATGCAGTACGCCTACAACGGCCTGGGCGAGCAGGTGCGCAGGCACGTTGAGGGCAAAAGCACTTACTTCGTATATGACCGAAACGGCCAACTGCTCGGTGAATATGGCAGCACCGGTAGCCCCGTGCAACAGTACATTTGGCTCGACGGCTTGCCGATCGGCGTGATGACTGGCGGCCGGACTTACTATATTGAAGCTGACCATCTACGCACACCGCGAGCAGTGATCGACCCGGAACGCGATCGGGCGGTATGGACTTGGGACCTCAGCAGCGAGGCCTTCGGCCACAGCTACCCGTCACAGGATCCCGACGCTGACGGCATCTCCTTCACCCTGGATCTGCGCTTTCCAGGGCAACGTTACGACGCAGCGAGCGGAGTCAACTACAACTACCTTCGTGACTACGAGCCTGAATCTGGTCGCTATATCCAGAGTGATCCGATTGGACTGAGAGGCGGAATCAGCACGTATGCCTATGTCTTTGGCAACCCGCTCTCTCAAGTTGATCCCGCGGGGTTGGCACGCCAGAAAGACCCGAATGGCCAAGAGTGCATGGCGCTCAAGCAGAAGATTGAGAACATTCGAAAGGACATTGACAAGCGACGTTACGAACACGGGGAAAATCCCCTGGGACTGCCTGAGAAAGCTTGGCCAGGCTCCAAGCCGCGCGAATCCAGAGAAGGGCACATGGGTTTGATCGAGGATCTCGAGAGTCGCCTAATTGAGCTTGAGGCCAAATATGCATCGGAATGTGGAGGGGGCCAAAAGAAAGAATGTCCCGTTCCCGAAACGAGTCCCGAGACGCGCTTGTCGCCAAGCGACGTGGAAATGACTCCAGGTTCGAAGGCGGCCGCTGTCGGAACAGTGGTCTCTCTTGCATTGCTTCTTCTATGGAGCACGGTGTCGCCATGA